The window TGGTTTGGGGGCTGGAATCGAAGAACCGACGCGATGCGGGAGGTTGCTGGACAGTATGGGCCGATTCTGCTGAGCGGGCTGGTAGCGTCGAGCGGATTGCTGGTGGATCAGGGAATGGCGGCGATGCTGCCTTCCGGGAGTGTTTCGACGCTGGTCTATGCCAATCGTTTTGTGAGCGTAGTGCTGAATCTGCTGGCAGGCGCAATTGCAACGGCGGTGACGCCGTACTTTTCGCAGATGGTGGCGCGCCGGGACTGGACGGGCTGCCGGCATACGATCAATACGTATGTTCGGGTCACGGCGCTGGTTTCGGTTCCGGTGGCTCTGGCGATGATCTTTGGGTCGCATCTGCTGGTGCGCCTGACCTACCAGCATGGGGCGTTTGGAGCGCAGGATACGGCGGCGGTTGCTCCGGTGCAGGCGATGTATGCGATTCAACTGCCGTTTTATATCGTCAGCCGGGTGTTCTACCGGTATCTGGTTGCGATTCGACGGACTTCGCTGATTCTGTATTGCGGGATTATCAACCTGGTGCTGGATGTGGTGTTGAACATCCTTTGCATGCGGTGGTACGGCGTGGCGGGAATCGCGCTTGCCACCTCTCTGTGGACGGTGAGCACGTTTGTGTTTCTGTGCTTCTGGACGTATCGGCTGCTGCCTGCGGCGGATTCGCCGAATAAGGACGCGCTGACGGCATGAGGAAATCTCCGGCGAAGGCGCAGTATTTGCTGCGGTTTGACGATTTGTGTCCGACGATGGATCGGGCGCGATGGGCACGGATGGCGGCGCTGGTGGCTCGATTTGGAATTCAGCCGATATTGGCGGTTGTGCCGGATAATCGTGATCCCGAGCTTGAGCACGACGCTGCCGATGAAGGGTTTTGGGAGCAGATGCGCGCGCTGCAGAATTCAGGAGCGACGATCGGGCTGCATGGTTACCGGCATGTTTGCGCGGCCGGTGGACGGAGTTTGATTCCGCTGCATCGCCGGACGGAGTTTGCGGGGGTGGCGCGGGAGTTGCAGCGGGAGTGGATCGGGCGTGGGCTGACGATTCTCCGAGCGAATGGATTGCATCCGCGGATC is drawn from Acidicapsa acidisoli and contains these coding sequences:
- the murJ gene encoding murein biosynthesis integral membrane protein MurJ, with translation MTQSPVILPSINRRIFRAALIVTFAGVFVKLVATAKEFVVAGAFGRSDAMDAFLIAYLVPGLLVNLFSESMNQALIPTLVRVRETEGRAKAQELLSSAMGWTCLLLAGGSVVMGATARLFFPLVVPHFSAGKMLLTEELFYGLLPVVLIAGITQNCAAVLNTFERFALPALAPVVWPLAIILGAWFLAPQLGIWAMVYSNVAGALVNAVLVIWMMQTHGYRFELHWFGGWNRRTDAMREVAGQYGPILLSGLVASSGLLVDQGMAAMLPSGSVSTLVYANRFVSVVLNLLAGAIATAVTPYFSQMVARRDWTGCRHTINTYVRVTALVSVPVALAMIFGSHLLVRLTYQHGAFGAQDTAAVAPVQAMYAIQLPFYIVSRVFYRYLVAIRRTSLILYCGIINLVLDVVLNILCMRWYGVAGIALATSLWTVSTFVFLCFWTYRLLPAADSPNKDALTA
- a CDS encoding DUF2334 domain-containing protein — protein: MRKSPAKAQYLLRFDDLCPTMDRARWARMAALVARFGIQPILAVVPDNRDPELEHDAADEGFWEQMRALQNSGATIGLHGYRHVCAAGGRSLIPLHRRTEFAGVARELQREWIGRGLTILRANGLHPRIWVAPRHGFDRRTLRALRAEGIGLVSDGFAMGPFRSEGVVWVPQQIWSPVEKSSGLWTICVHANSATDETVGALEDFLERHSFQFTSVDRVLAEWPVSGRSLRDRWFHARMIWRLRLRKFRGRLRVS